In Syngnathus acus chromosome 21, fSynAcu1.2, whole genome shotgun sequence, one genomic interval encodes:
- the sp3a gene encoding transcription factor Sp3a isoform X1, producing MTAPEQPMKADEMAALDVNSNQSNFLQHEDGTGNQDIESSSLDLLATTCTKVGSPASEVDRGAAAGVATDQTSAQLTVSDKWEVLAPTTAAKDDSGILQIQGQGILTSNGQYVLPLQSLQSPPIFVSSGSDTASANSVPSIQYQVIPQIQTTDGQLSFATTGLEGANLSQDAAGQIQILHDGSQGLCVTSAASILTNNQSLVSQTGTMHQIQGISIGSSAFNNQAQVVTNVPVGLPGNITFVPINSIDLEALGLSGAQTIATGVTADGQLIMADQPGSGSESQEKTGDGLSQTLSANEVNAELFVPTSSSQLHNSTGESSLLTQDTSLSSVATQRSDSNAGFQQGFIQQTPEPNIQATSAPPVVQLQQVPLQTANGQVVQSVAAAGQGVQNLQLINPGTFIIQAQTVTPSGQIQWQTFQVQGVQNLQNLQLPTTGSQQITLAPVQTLSLGSNPVGVNTGQMPNIQTVTVNSVAQQQGNADMPRDIRIKEEPDSAEWQLSSDSTLNTSDLSHLQVRLVEDEEYIGLGGKRLRRVACTCPNCKESGGRGSGMGKKKQHICHITGCGKVYGKTSHLRAHLRWHSGERPFVCTWMYCGKRFTRSDELQRHRRTHTGEKKFVCPECSKRFMRSDHLAKHIKTHQNKKGVNSGSTMVTSLESAGSSDSLITTPGGTTLILTNIQQGSNNAQDILANAEIPLQLVTTLAASEVME from the exons ATGACTG CGCCAGAACAACCCATGAAAGCAGACGAAATGGCTGCTTTGGACGTCAACAGCAATCAGAGCAACTTTTTGCAACATGAAGACGGCACGGGCAATCAG GACATTGAGTCGTCGTCCCTCGACCTGCTCGCGACCACCTGCACTAAGGTTGGCTCACCGGCATCAGAGGTGGACAGAGGTGCTGCCGCTGGTGTG GCTACAGATCAGACTTCTGCACAGCTTACAGTGTCTGATAAATGGGAGGTGTTAGCCCCCACCACGGCTGCAAAGGATGACTCCGGGATACTCCAGATCCAAGGCCAAGGAATATTAACGTCAAATGGACAGTACGTTCTTCCTCTCCAGAGTTTGCAGAGTCCGCCGATTTTCGTGTCGTCGGGAAGCGACACTGCCTCTGCCAATTCAGTGCCTAGCATTCAGTACCAAGTAATCCCTCAGATTCAGACTACAGACGGACAACTGAGCTTCGCCACCACAGGGTTGGAGGGAGCAAATCTGAGTCAGGATGCGGCGGGACAGATTCAGATCTTACATGACGGTAGTCAAGGTCTGTGTGTGACCTCTGCTGCGAGCATCCTTACCAACAACCAGAGCCTCGTATCACAGACTGGGACTATGCATCAGATCCAGGGGATTTCTATCGGCAGCTCCGCGTTCAACAACCAGGCTCAGGTTGTTACCAATGTGCCTGTGGGTTTGCCGGGGAACATCACTTTTGTTCCGATCAACAGCATAGACTTGGAGGCGCTAGGCCTATCCGGGGCCCAGACTATCGCCACGGGCGTCACTGCAGACGGCCAGCTAATCATGGCGGATCAACCGGGTAGCGGCTCTGAGAGTCAGGAGAAGACCGGCGACGGCCTCTCGCAGACATTATCAGCGAATGAGGTCAATGCTGAGCTTTTTGTGCCCACGTCTTCCTCCCAGCTGCACAATTCCACCGGCGAATCCAGCCTCCTGACCCAGGACACCTCGTTGTCGTCTGTGGCAACGCAGCGGTCCGACTCCAACGCCGGCTTCCAGCAGGGTTTCATCCAACAAACTCCAGAGCCGAACATCCAGGCGACGTCCGCTCCGCCCGTCGTCCAGCTGCAGCAGGTGCCCCTGCAGACCGCCAACGGGCAGGTGGTCCAATCGGTGGCTGCGGCCGGCCAAGGCGTGCAAAACCTTCAGCTTATCAACCCCGGGACCTTCATCATCCAAGCCCAGACGGTGACCCCGTCAGGCCAGATCCAGTGGCAGACCTTCCAGGTGCAAGGTGTGCAGAACCTGCAAAACCTTCAGCTTCCCACCACTGGCTCTCAGCAGATCACTCTGGCTCCCGTCCAGACCCTCTCACTGGGGTCCAATCCGGTCGGCGTCAACACTGGTCAGATGCCCAACATACAAACAGTGACAGTCAACTCAGTGGCGCAACAGCAAGGAAATGCAGACATGCCAAGAG ACATCCGGATAAAGGAGGAGCCAGACTCAGCGGAGTGGCAGCTAAGCTCCGATTCCACCCTAAACACCAGCGATCTGTCCCACCTTCAGGTCAGGCTAGTGGAGGACGAGGAGTATATTGGCCTGGGAGGCAAAAGGCTACGTCGGGTGGCCTGCACTTGCCCTAACTGTAAAGAATCTGGTGGGAG GGGATCCGGCATGgggaagaagaagcagcacaTCTGCCACATCACAGGCTGCGGCAAAGTCTATGGAAAGACGTCACACCTGCGAGCACACTTGCGTTGGCATTCCGGAGAGCGACCTTTTGTCTGCACTTGGATGTACTGCGGGAAAAGGTTCACGCGCAGCGACGAGCTGCAGAGACATcggagaacacacacag GCGAGAAGAAGTTCGTGTGCCCGGAATGTTCCAAGCGCTTCATGAGAAGCGACCACCTGGCCAAGCACATCAAAACCCACCAGAACAAAAAAGGCGTGAACTCCGGCAGCACCATGGTGACGTCGCTGGAGTCGGCGGGCTCCTCGGACAGCCTCATCACCACGCCGGGCGGGACCACGCTCATCCTCACCAACATCCAGCAGGGCTCCAACAACGCCCAGGACATCCTGGCCAACGCCGAGATCCCCCTGCAACTCGTCACCACCTTAGCGGCCAGCGAAGTCATGGAGTGA
- the sp3a gene encoding transcription factor Sp3a isoform X2 — translation MTAPEQPMKADEMAALDVNSNQSNFLQHEDGTGNQATDQTSAQLTVSDKWEVLAPTTAAKDDSGILQIQGQGILTSNGQYVLPLQSLQSPPIFVSSGSDTASANSVPSIQYQVIPQIQTTDGQLSFATTGLEGANLSQDAAGQIQILHDGSQGLCVTSAASILTNNQSLVSQTGTMHQIQGISIGSSAFNNQAQVVTNVPVGLPGNITFVPINSIDLEALGLSGAQTIATGVTADGQLIMADQPGSGSESQEKTGDGLSQTLSANEVNAELFVPTSSSQLHNSTGESSLLTQDTSLSSVATQRSDSNAGFQQGFIQQTPEPNIQATSAPPVVQLQQVPLQTANGQVVQSVAAAGQGVQNLQLINPGTFIIQAQTVTPSGQIQWQTFQVQGVQNLQNLQLPTTGSQQITLAPVQTLSLGSNPVGVNTGQMPNIQTVTVNSVAQQQGNADMPRDIRIKEEPDSAEWQLSSDSTLNTSDLSHLQVRLVEDEEYIGLGGKRLRRVACTCPNCKESGGRGSGMGKKKQHICHITGCGKVYGKTSHLRAHLRWHSGERPFVCTWMYCGKRFTRSDELQRHRRTHTGEKKFVCPECSKRFMRSDHLAKHIKTHQNKKGVNSGSTMVTSLESAGSSDSLITTPGGTTLILTNIQQGSNNAQDILANAEIPLQLVTTLAASEVME, via the exons ATGACTG CGCCAGAACAACCCATGAAAGCAGACGAAATGGCTGCTTTGGACGTCAACAGCAATCAGAGCAACTTTTTGCAACATGAAGACGGCACGGGCAATCAG GCTACAGATCAGACTTCTGCACAGCTTACAGTGTCTGATAAATGGGAGGTGTTAGCCCCCACCACGGCTGCAAAGGATGACTCCGGGATACTCCAGATCCAAGGCCAAGGAATATTAACGTCAAATGGACAGTACGTTCTTCCTCTCCAGAGTTTGCAGAGTCCGCCGATTTTCGTGTCGTCGGGAAGCGACACTGCCTCTGCCAATTCAGTGCCTAGCATTCAGTACCAAGTAATCCCTCAGATTCAGACTACAGACGGACAACTGAGCTTCGCCACCACAGGGTTGGAGGGAGCAAATCTGAGTCAGGATGCGGCGGGACAGATTCAGATCTTACATGACGGTAGTCAAGGTCTGTGTGTGACCTCTGCTGCGAGCATCCTTACCAACAACCAGAGCCTCGTATCACAGACTGGGACTATGCATCAGATCCAGGGGATTTCTATCGGCAGCTCCGCGTTCAACAACCAGGCTCAGGTTGTTACCAATGTGCCTGTGGGTTTGCCGGGGAACATCACTTTTGTTCCGATCAACAGCATAGACTTGGAGGCGCTAGGCCTATCCGGGGCCCAGACTATCGCCACGGGCGTCACTGCAGACGGCCAGCTAATCATGGCGGATCAACCGGGTAGCGGCTCTGAGAGTCAGGAGAAGACCGGCGACGGCCTCTCGCAGACATTATCAGCGAATGAGGTCAATGCTGAGCTTTTTGTGCCCACGTCTTCCTCCCAGCTGCACAATTCCACCGGCGAATCCAGCCTCCTGACCCAGGACACCTCGTTGTCGTCTGTGGCAACGCAGCGGTCCGACTCCAACGCCGGCTTCCAGCAGGGTTTCATCCAACAAACTCCAGAGCCGAACATCCAGGCGACGTCCGCTCCGCCCGTCGTCCAGCTGCAGCAGGTGCCCCTGCAGACCGCCAACGGGCAGGTGGTCCAATCGGTGGCTGCGGCCGGCCAAGGCGTGCAAAACCTTCAGCTTATCAACCCCGGGACCTTCATCATCCAAGCCCAGACGGTGACCCCGTCAGGCCAGATCCAGTGGCAGACCTTCCAGGTGCAAGGTGTGCAGAACCTGCAAAACCTTCAGCTTCCCACCACTGGCTCTCAGCAGATCACTCTGGCTCCCGTCCAGACCCTCTCACTGGGGTCCAATCCGGTCGGCGTCAACACTGGTCAGATGCCCAACATACAAACAGTGACAGTCAACTCAGTGGCGCAACAGCAAGGAAATGCAGACATGCCAAGAG ACATCCGGATAAAGGAGGAGCCAGACTCAGCGGAGTGGCAGCTAAGCTCCGATTCCACCCTAAACACCAGCGATCTGTCCCACCTTCAGGTCAGGCTAGTGGAGGACGAGGAGTATATTGGCCTGGGAGGCAAAAGGCTACGTCGGGTGGCCTGCACTTGCCCTAACTGTAAAGAATCTGGTGGGAG GGGATCCGGCATGgggaagaagaagcagcacaTCTGCCACATCACAGGCTGCGGCAAAGTCTATGGAAAGACGTCACACCTGCGAGCACACTTGCGTTGGCATTCCGGAGAGCGACCTTTTGTCTGCACTTGGATGTACTGCGGGAAAAGGTTCACGCGCAGCGACGAGCTGCAGAGACATcggagaacacacacag GCGAGAAGAAGTTCGTGTGCCCGGAATGTTCCAAGCGCTTCATGAGAAGCGACCACCTGGCCAAGCACATCAAAACCCACCAGAACAAAAAAGGCGTGAACTCCGGCAGCACCATGGTGACGTCGCTGGAGTCGGCGGGCTCCTCGGACAGCCTCATCACCACGCCGGGCGGGACCACGCTCATCCTCACCAACATCCAGCAGGGCTCCAACAACGCCCAGGACATCCTGGCCAACGCCGAGATCCCCCTGCAACTCGTCACCACCTTAGCGGCCAGCGAAGTCATGGAGTGA